One Anaerobacillus alkaliphilus genomic region harbors:
- a CDS encoding DUF3231 family protein, producing MEHSPELTSSEVAALWGAYMQNSMSYYVVQHFSNVNEDNDLSEISQKALNNCDFVVKEVKNLFEKDNHAVPIGFTQEDINLEAQRVYSDLFALRYIKYMAAAGTAAAAALLEVLARNDVREFFSKTSQIFMELYNDSCDLLLKKGAFIRSPTIPPMEKAEYIHDTTFLSGLIGGHRPLTVIEMAHISKNTETNSIGRTFIAGFSQTANDPKVRKYMERGTEIAAKHETVFRDILIKEGVPLPSSWDSTISKSIEAPFSDKLMMFQIVSLNELSVSGYGASIGSSLRKDLSGHYTRLVAEILQYGNDGVKLMIENRWLEQPPQNVDREALRNRSN from the coding sequence ATGGAACACTCTCCAGAACTTACATCTTCTGAAGTTGCGGCATTATGGGGTGCATATATGCAAAATTCCATGTCTTATTACGTAGTTCAACATTTTTCAAATGTTAATGAGGATAACGATCTTAGTGAGATAAGCCAAAAAGCTTTAAACAACTGTGATTTTGTAGTAAAAGAGGTAAAGAACTTGTTTGAAAAAGATAATCATGCAGTGCCTATTGGATTTACTCAAGAAGATATCAACTTAGAAGCTCAAAGGGTCTATTCAGATCTATTTGCGCTAAGATACATAAAATATATGGCAGCAGCGGGGACAGCTGCAGCTGCTGCTTTACTAGAAGTTTTGGCAAGGAATGATGTAAGGGAATTTTTTTCAAAGACATCTCAAATCTTTATGGAATTATATAATGACTCGTGTGACTTGCTCCTGAAAAAAGGTGCCTTTATTAGATCTCCTACGATACCACCAATGGAAAAGGCTGAATATATACATGATACAACTTTTTTATCAGGATTAATCGGAGGACATCGTCCGTTAACTGTGATAGAAATGGCACATATTTCGAAAAATACAGAAACTAATTCTATTGGAAGAACTTTTATAGCGGGGTTTTCACAAACTGCAAATGACCCTAAAGTTAGAAAATATATGGAGAGAGGAACAGAAATAGCAGCGAAGCACGAGACCGTATTTAGAGACATCTTAATTAAAGAAGGGGTACCGTTGCCAAGTTCTTGGGATTCAACTATATCAAAGTCGATTGAGGCTCCTTTTTCTGATAAGCTTATGATGTTTCAAATAGTAAGCTTAAATGAACTAAGTGTGTCTGGTTATGGAGCATCAATTGGATCTAGTCTCAGGAAAGATCTATCGGGTCATTACACGCGTTTAGTAGCAGAAATCTTACAATATGGAAATGATGGTGTGAAATTGATGATTGAAAATAGATGGTTAGAGCAACCACCACAAAATGTCGATCGAGAGGCATTGAGAAATAGGAGTAATTGA
- a CDS encoding methyl-accepting chemotaxis protein encodes MNILHKPTQEHAPILEAYIQVIPFIQAMLPDIGIGITNCEEWLVYYPGTKIDIGAKPGRKIDPNEPLAECIKYKKNIRTEVAAEFFGFPFTGLARPILEGNKVVGTIAIQLQEQNEKKLMEISDAMVLSLAQANEGVSKIAAGAEGLADVSETLLSQSKNAKEYVKDTDDVLKFIKRIADQTNLLGLNASIEAARAGNMGRGFGVVAEEIRKLSHETVASTEKIRTTLTNIQKSMDEITASIEKVVAVGKEQASSTDEISLFIDEIEKMSKQLNKYASELL; translated from the coding sequence ATGAATATACTACATAAACCAACACAAGAACATGCACCTATCTTAGAGGCCTATATCCAGGTTATTCCTTTCATACAAGCCATGCTGCCAGATATCGGCATAGGTATTACGAATTGTGAAGAGTGGCTTGTCTATTATCCAGGGACAAAGATTGACATAGGAGCAAAACCTGGAAGGAAAATCGATCCTAATGAGCCTCTGGCAGAGTGTATTAAATATAAGAAAAATATTAGAACTGAAGTTGCTGCTGAATTTTTCGGCTTCCCTTTTACAGGGTTAGCGAGACCTATTTTAGAAGGAAATAAGGTAGTAGGAACGATTGCCATTCAGCTTCAGGAACAAAATGAGAAAAAGCTAATGGAGATTTCTGACGCAATGGTGTTATCACTTGCTCAAGCGAATGAGGGTGTATCAAAGATAGCTGCAGGTGCTGAAGGACTAGCTGATGTTTCCGAAACACTGCTTTCTCAATCTAAAAATGCTAAAGAATATGTAAAAGACACAGATGATGTTTTAAAATTTATTAAGAGAATTGCTGACCAAACAAATCTACTAGGTTTGAATGCCTCGATCGAAGCAGCTCGCGCGGGCAATATGGGGAGAGGTTTTGGCGTTGTAGCAGAAGAAATCCGTAAGCTATCACATGAAACAGTTGCCTCAACTGAAAAAATTCGTACTACATTGACGAATATTCAAAAGTCTATGGATGAGATAACAGCCTCTATTGAAAAAGTAGTTGCTGTAGGCAAAGAACAAGCTTCTTCCACAGATGAGATTTCCTTATTTATTGATGAAATTGAGAAAATGAGTAAACAATTGAACAAATACGCGTCTGAGTTGCTGTAG